The following are from one region of the Moritella sp. 24 genome:
- a CDS encoding cupin domain-containing protein, whose translation MTKSTIQYWNTLAAVNKGQWSTIADTNGELEQLTLSMDDITGDYTRLTRFKAGADTSAFGGKYHDYPEEIFIISGRLFDVAFDVWLEAGDYASRPPGEVHGPFICEQECLVLEISYPSQSIER comes from the coding sequence ATGACTAAAAGTACAATTCAGTATTGGAATACGTTAGCTGCTGTCAATAAAGGTCAGTGGAGTACCATTGCTGATACGAATGGTGAGCTTGAACAATTAACGTTATCTATGGATGACATTACAGGTGATTACACGCGGTTAACGCGTTTTAAAGCGGGAGCTGATACATCGGCGTTTGGTGGGAAATATCATGACTATCCAGAAGAGATTTTCATCATATCAGGGCGTCTTTTCGATGTGGCATTTGATGTGTGGTTAGAGGCGGGAGATTATGCAAGTCGTCCGCCGGGTGAAGTACATGGTCCGTTTATTTGTGAGCAAGAATGCTTAGTGTTAGAAATTTCATATCCAAGTCAATCGATTGAACGATAA
- a CDS encoding DUF6817 domain-containing protein, translating into MDKQFEALRALGAGDFQHLNGSLEAHLKGTESILAAWGSDEILRLAGLFHAAYGTAGFDEQMVSLLQRESISAIIGGDAEALVYLYCSCDRDYVFPQFGNAETIQFLDRFSGSLFVLSKEQANRFCALTVANELELVHASDEFKNKHGLELLALFECMDRYLSLEAKEAYKSALIEFT; encoded by the coding sequence ATGGATAAACAATTTGAAGCATTAAGAGCGTTAGGCGCGGGAGACTTTCAGCATCTAAATGGCTCGCTAGAGGCTCATTTAAAAGGAACTGAGTCAATCCTTGCTGCATGGGGGAGTGATGAAATATTGAGGCTAGCAGGATTATTCCATGCAGCATATGGCACTGCTGGTTTTGACGAACAAATGGTTTCCTTATTACAACGAGAGAGTATCTCAGCGATCATCGGTGGTGACGCTGAGGCTTTGGTGTATCTATATTGTTCGTGCGACCGTGATTATGTATTTCCTCAATTTGGTAACGCGGAAACTATTCAGTTTTTAGATAGATTCTCCGGTTCCTTATTTGTTTTATCTAAAGAGCAAGCTAATCGTTTTTGTGCGTTAACTGTCGCAAATGAATTAGAACTTGTACATGCCAGTGATGAATTTAAAAATAAGCATGGCTTAGAGTTATTAGCACTATTTGAGTGTATGGATAGATATTTAAGTCTTGAGGCTAAAGAGGCTTACAAATCAGCACTCATTGAATTCACATAA
- a CDS encoding AraC family transcriptional regulator, which translates to MLKVDEVLNARLIPVLGPALLIDYLVEKHTIPLSLLLSESGLTAQEVMTPSTRIPASKFIKIIQYALRITKNNGLGISLGQSLGPNSFQIMGHAAISQANLRDSLRLIILYYKTTAYLTDISLTEQGGFAVFRIKPLVYLGDAESFIIDLVISGFIAELNMFNFPTSLIKLSLAKPKPDYFDDYITLLTSSVKFNAEYHEVHFPKAWLDRPMVTEYVVDCDESLIDICNKNLIRAEQSINTVDRIKDSLRQASEQMPSLEDVAGSYNQSTRSLQRALKAEGYSFRLLIEDIRKERAQHLLLKTSMTIVEIALELGYRDPPNFTRAFKQWFGCCPLHYRNQSS; encoded by the coding sequence ATGCTAAAAGTTGATGAAGTACTTAATGCACGCTTAATTCCGGTACTTGGTCCGGCGTTACTGATTGACTACCTTGTGGAGAAACATACTATTCCGTTATCTCTTCTTCTTAGTGAAAGTGGTCTGACAGCACAAGAGGTTATGACGCCATCCACTCGAATACCGGCGAGTAAGTTTATTAAGATCATTCAGTATGCACTGCGGATTACCAAGAATAATGGCTTAGGCATTTCACTTGGTCAAAGCCTTGGGCCTAATTCATTTCAAATTATGGGACATGCAGCCATTTCTCAGGCTAATTTGCGTGATAGCCTGCGATTGATCATTCTTTATTATAAAACAACGGCTTATTTAACGGATATTTCACTGACAGAGCAGGGCGGTTTTGCGGTCTTTCGTATTAAGCCTTTGGTGTATCTCGGTGATGCAGAGAGCTTCATTATTGATTTGGTGATCAGTGGATTTATTGCAGAGTTGAATATGTTTAATTTCCCTACATCATTAATCAAACTATCACTGGCAAAACCAAAGCCTGATTACTTTGACGATTATATTACCTTGCTAACCAGTAGCGTTAAATTTAACGCCGAATATCATGAAGTACACTTTCCTAAGGCTTGGTTAGACCGGCCTATGGTGACTGAGTATGTGGTTGATTGTGATGAATCTTTAATTGATATTTGTAATAAAAATCTTATTCGAGCTGAGCAATCAATTAATACTGTCGATAGGATCAAAGATTCATTAAGGCAAGCCTCTGAACAAATGCCCAGTTTAGAAGACGTCGCTGGGTCTTATAATCAATCAACGCGAAGTCTTCAGCGAGCATTAAAAGCGGAAGGATACAGCTTTCGGCTATTAATTGAAGATATTAGAAAAGAAAGAGCACAGCATCTTTTATTGAAAACGAGCATGACGATTGTGGAGATTGCACTTGAATTAGGCTATCGAGATCCCCCTAATTTTACTCGTGCATTTAAGCAATGGTTTGGGTGTTGCCCACTGCATTATCGAAATCAATCAAGTTGA
- a CDS encoding OsmC family protein — MSEYFAKINWIRDINENYIDNKYSREHEWIFDGGVIVPASSSPHVVPLPYSVEANVDPEEAFVASLSSCHMLFFLSIAVKRKYVVDSYLDDAVGIMEQDNDGNISMTKVTLRPCVEFSGAKQPTMAQLEKMHHQSHQQCFIANSVKTEIVTEIIMADND, encoded by the coding sequence ATGTCTGAGTATTTTGCCAAAATTAATTGGATTAGAGATATTAATGAAAACTATATTGATAATAAATATAGTCGAGAGCATGAATGGATTTTTGATGGGGGAGTCATAGTTCCAGCGTCATCTTCGCCTCATGTAGTACCTTTACCTTATTCTGTCGAAGCAAATGTTGATCCTGAAGAAGCGTTTGTTGCGTCTCTGTCTAGTTGCCATATGTTGTTCTTTTTATCTATCGCAGTAAAAAGAAAATATGTGGTTGATTCATATTTAGATGATGCTGTTGGTATTATGGAACAAGATAATGATGGCAATATTTCAATGACGAAGGTAACGCTTAGGCCCTGCGTTGAGTTCTCTGGCGCTAAGCAACCGACAATGGCACAACTTGAAAAAATGCATCATCAATCACACCAACAATGCTTCATCGCCAACTCTGTTAAAACTGAAATTGTGACTGAAATTATCATGGCCGATAATGACTAA
- a CDS encoding CoA-transferase, whose protein sequence is MNLLSSARIMKHIFQYRLHWNERDTHYRYQIPGSPQFMGPRDAVRLIKDKDTVIVCGIGGNQRISILSWALKEVFEETHHPQNLTLITAAGLGGRGKVPGTLEEWAVTGLVSEVICSHFETYRAIMKLAEKGELAVHCIPLGVMAALVKAGVEGKQSVSTTTGVGTFCDPRVDCGSEVFIPKHYAAKVGNRFSKGLITVEGDKLRYQMPKIDVAMINAPAADAEGNIYIENCSTICESKEAALAAKRNGGKVIVNIGKLIEKKPDQIFLTADQVDAIVYYPETEQTCSRRHDDPMMCLTDHFEGDIESGLETVRLMNKLGGITPKRSKSQMCIAEECADLMQQHVAAKSYVNIGIGLPELICDTLQKKGLLSNYTLFTEGGVIGGVPAPGMFFGAAVKPEKITSSPAVFELANDRLEATVLGFLQIDSKGNVNASKRGEGALNYVGPGGFIDLSCAAKTIFFVGAWMAKGEVTTSKGVTKIKKHGTPKFVDSVEQITFSGQQALKADQNVFYITDVGTFKLTKEGMMLIKIRDGINLQKDILDYSPMKIILPH, encoded by the coding sequence ATGAATTTACTGTCTAGTGCTCGTATCATGAAACATATTTTCCAATATCGCTTACACTGGAATGAAAGAGACACCCACTATCGTTATCAGATTCCAGGTTCACCCCAATTTATGGGGCCACGAGATGCAGTCAGGCTAATTAAAGACAAAGACACCGTTATTGTGTGCGGGATCGGTGGCAACCAACGTATTTCAATCCTGTCTTGGGCTCTCAAAGAAGTATTTGAAGAAACACACCATCCACAAAATCTAACATTAATTACCGCAGCAGGACTTGGTGGTCGAGGTAAAGTGCCCGGCACACTTGAAGAATGGGCCGTGACGGGTTTAGTCAGTGAAGTCATATGCTCTCACTTTGAAACCTACAGAGCCATAATGAAGCTAGCTGAAAAAGGTGAACTTGCCGTACATTGTATTCCATTAGGCGTTATGGCCGCATTAGTCAAAGCAGGCGTAGAAGGCAAACAAAGTGTAAGTACAACAACTGGCGTTGGTACCTTTTGCGACCCACGAGTAGACTGTGGTTCAGAAGTTTTTATACCGAAACATTATGCCGCTAAAGTCGGTAATCGATTCTCAAAAGGATTGATCACTGTTGAGGGCGACAAATTACGTTATCAAATGCCTAAAATTGATGTAGCAATGATTAACGCCCCAGCCGCTGACGCTGAAGGTAATATCTATATTGAAAACTGTTCAACGATCTGCGAATCAAAAGAGGCCGCATTAGCCGCAAAAAGAAACGGCGGTAAAGTGATTGTTAACATAGGTAAACTCATCGAGAAAAAACCTGACCAAATATTCCTCACTGCCGATCAAGTCGATGCCATCGTTTACTATCCTGAAACAGAGCAAACTTGTTCAAGGCGTCATGACGATCCAATGATGTGTTTGACTGACCACTTCGAAGGAGATATAGAAAGTGGATTAGAAACCGTGCGGTTGATGAATAAACTCGGTGGTATTACACCGAAACGTAGTAAATCACAAATGTGTATTGCTGAGGAATGTGCCGACTTGATGCAGCAGCACGTAGCAGCAAAAAGTTATGTCAATATTGGTATTGGATTACCAGAATTGATTTGCGATACCCTACAGAAAAAAGGTCTTTTATCTAACTACACATTGTTTACCGAAGGTGGTGTTATCGGAGGTGTACCAGCACCAGGTATGTTCTTTGGTGCTGCAGTTAAACCTGAAAAGATAACCTCTTCACCCGCAGTGTTTGAATTAGCAAATGACCGCTTGGAAGCCACTGTATTAGGTTTCTTACAAATAGACAGTAAAGGCAATGTTAACGCCTCCAAACGTGGTGAAGGTGCCCTCAATTATGTTGGTCCTGGTGGTTTTATTGATCTTAGCTGTGCAGCCAAAACCATATTCTTTGTTGGAGCTTGGATGGCAAAAGGTGAAGTGACAACCAGTAAAGGCGTAACCAAGATTAAAAAGCACGGAACACCGAAATTCGTCGATAGTGTTGAGCAAATCACTTTTAGTGGTCAGCAAGCACTAAAGGCAGATCAGAATGTGTTCTATATTACCGATGTGGGTACATTCAAACTAACCAAAGAAGGAATGATGCTAATAAAAATACGTGACGGCATTAATTTACAAAAAGATATTTTAGACTATTCACCGATGAAAATTATTTTGCCACATTAA
- a CDS encoding VOC family protein, whose amino-acid sequence MTEYWNPMVPELMVSDFEHSLDFYTRLLGFSIRIRRDNPDFVYLEQGQVQLMLEQVTESAWLTGDLNTPFGRGINFQIELPDIDPLLTRLSGNQVSLYRDVKETWYDIGDKLSGEREFLVQDPDGYLLRFTQHLGEKSK is encoded by the coding sequence ATGACTGAATATTGGAATCCAATGGTCCCCGAACTAATGGTAAGTGACTTTGAGCATTCACTTGATTTTTATACTCGATTATTAGGGTTCTCGATAAGAATTAGGCGTGATAACCCTGATTTTGTTTATCTTGAGCAGGGGCAAGTCCAGTTAATGTTGGAGCAAGTGACAGAGAGTGCTTGGTTAACGGGTGACTTAAACACACCGTTCGGCAGAGGTATCAACTTTCAAATAGAGCTTCCTGATATTGACCCATTATTAACTCGCCTGAGTGGTAATCAAGTTTCACTTTATCGTGATGTGAAAGAAACATGGTATGACATTGGCGATAAATTATCTGGTGAACGTGAATTTTTAGTCCAAGATCCTGATGGATATTTGCTACGCTTTACACAGCATCTGGGTGAAAAATCGAAATAA
- a CDS encoding PhzF family phenazine biosynthesis protein, with protein sequence MLLDQWLSDQALLTLAKEIAQPVTSFIVEDNERHHIRWFSMTSEINLCGHGSLGAGAALIDRLGKREILLESEYGNITVSQQGDLYQMELPSWKAKPVKSNSIINALGLSPIDVFGTRDLVAVLDSEEAVSHFKPDFDLISEIEDYHGFIITAQGNPGEYVLRYFVPKVGIPEDIATGTAQCSLAPYWFDKMGVTKLNVRQLSRAGGYFRLEVYSQESILISAYVKERTELISIK encoded by the coding sequence GTGTTACTCGATCAATGGCTCAGTGACCAAGCGTTACTCACACTGGCGAAGGAGATTGCCCAGCCTGTGACCTCATTTATTGTCGAAGATAATGAGCGTCATCATATACGTTGGTTTTCAATGACGAGTGAAATAAATCTTTGTGGACACGGCAGTTTAGGTGCTGGTGCTGCACTCATTGATAGGTTAGGCAAGCGTGAAATATTGCTGGAAAGTGAGTATGGAAATATTACAGTTTCACAGCAAGGTGATCTTTATCAAATGGAACTGCCAAGTTGGAAAGCTAAACCTGTTAAATCAAATTCAATTATTAATGCGTTAGGGTTATCACCTATAGATGTGTTTGGGACTCGCGACCTTGTTGCTGTCCTTGATTCAGAAGAGGCTGTTTCTCACTTTAAGCCAGATTTTGATCTTATCAGTGAAATTGAAGATTATCATGGCTTTATCATTACGGCTCAGGGAAATCCTGGTGAATATGTATTAAGATATTTTGTTCCTAAAGTTGGCATTCCGGAAGATATAGCTACGGGCACTGCTCAGTGCTCTTTAGCGCCGTATTGGTTTGATAAAATGGGTGTAACTAAGCTCAATGTGCGCCAATTATCACGCGCTGGTGGTTATTTTAGGCTTGAAGTATATTCTCAAGAATCAATTTTAATATCAGCCTATGTAAAAGAACGAACTGAACTTATCTCCATAAAGTAA
- a CDS encoding GNAT family N-acetyltransferase — MNVYYKMLKGGDSIAYRALRLESLKLHPECFGSGYEEQSQLSQLYFEKLIEQKSTKGIMLGAFNGRELIGLCGLIPSTSTAIEIIQMYVAKKARGKGGCSEITELSKRAS; from the coding sequence ATGAACGTTTATTATAAAATGTTAAAGGGTGGAGATAGCATTGCCTATCGAGCCTTGAGACTAGAAAGCTTGAAACTTCATCCCGAATGCTTTGGTTCTGGATACGAAGAGCAATCTCAGTTATCTCAATTGTACTTTGAAAAACTCATTGAGCAAAAAAGTACAAAGGGAATAATGTTAGGGGCATTTAATGGCCGAGAATTGATTGGTTTGTGTGGGCTAATCCCCTCAACCTCGACAGCAATCGAAATTATACAAATGTATGTAGCGAAAAAGGCGAGAGGGAAAGGGGGTTGCTCTGAAATTACTGAACTTAGTAAAAGAGCATCTTGA
- a CDS encoding flavodoxin family protein, which produces MKIAVVLGTSRSDGNTKALVDAFVKKSGATLFELTHYQLSFYDYEHTNRDDDFLPLIKELIDFEHIVFATPVYWYSMSAQLKVFFDRFSDLLTIEKELGRQLKGKTCSVLSTGFNDELPTCFVQQFELTAAYMQMGFTGCVYQQYST; this is translated from the coding sequence ATGAAAATTGCAGTCGTTTTAGGTACGTCTAGGTCTGACGGTAATACAAAAGCGCTGGTGGATGCCTTTGTTAAAAAATCAGGCGCGACACTCTTTGAACTTACACATTATCAATTGTCGTTTTATGACTACGAGCACACCAACAGAGATGATGATTTCCTTCCTCTTATTAAAGAGCTGATTGATTTCGAACATATCGTTTTTGCTACGCCCGTTTATTGGTACTCAATGTCCGCGCAGTTAAAAGTATTCTTCGATCGTTTTTCTGATTTATTGACGATTGAAAAAGAACTTGGTCGACAATTGAAAGGAAAGACATGTTCTGTTCTTTCCACTGGTTTTAACGATGAGTTACCGACTTGTTTTGTGCAACAATTTGAATTAACTGCTGCGTATATGCAGATGGGCTTTACGGGGTGTGTTTATCAACAATATAGCACCTAG
- a CDS encoding alpha/beta hydrolase — MGILLTILYLLVISVVIQFSIAVMLIIFGKGKQSRQDKHSLDFNELFFDYTSLPRLQTVTARDGQNIHYRHYSARSNTVLILLHGSGWHSQYFFSLARFISTEGLAEVYTPDLRGHGATPERRGDVDYIDQLEDDLADLILHIRKIHPNAKIVIGGHSSGGGLAIRFAGSRYAQQADGYLLLSPFLKYNAPTTRANSGGWANPYTGRIIGLSMLNMMGIHRFDFLAAISFNMPKEARDGTETLLYSHRLNTAYAPRDYKRDLSTITQPVLVVAGTADEAFIAEQFEPVISAYTLAEISLLPDVTHMGVVVGTDVQLVVKNWLIGINQSV; from the coding sequence ATGGGTATATTGTTAACAATTCTTTATTTGCTAGTCATCTCTGTGGTGATTCAATTTAGTATTGCCGTTATGCTCATCATTTTTGGCAAGGGGAAGCAAAGCCGTCAGGACAAACATAGTTTGGATTTCAACGAACTATTCTTTGATTACACAAGCCTACCACGTCTGCAAACTGTAACGGCTAGAGATGGTCAAAATATTCATTATCGGCACTATTCCGCGCGATCTAATACAGTACTTATTTTACTGCATGGCTCTGGTTGGCATAGCCAATACTTCTTCTCTTTGGCTAGGTTTATCAGTACCGAAGGCTTGGCTGAAGTCTATACACCTGACTTACGAGGGCATGGTGCAACACCGGAGCGAAGAGGCGATGTGGATTACATTGATCAGTTGGAAGATGATTTAGCTGATTTAATTCTGCACATACGAAAGATTCACCCCAATGCGAAGATCGTTATCGGCGGACATTCATCTGGAGGCGGCCTTGCCATACGCTTTGCTGGAAGTCGATATGCACAGCAAGCAGATGGGTATCTTTTATTATCTCCCTTCCTAAAATATAATGCCCCCACGACACGTGCCAATTCTGGTGGTTGGGCGAATCCTTATACTGGTCGTATTATTGGACTAAGTATGCTCAATATGATGGGGATTCATCGTTTCGATTTCTTGGCGGCAATTTCTTTTAACATGCCAAAAGAAGCGCGAGATGGTACTGAAACATTGCTATATTCTCATCGACTTAACACGGCTTATGCTCCACGGGATTATAAAAGAGATCTCAGTACTATTACGCAGCCAGTATTAGTTGTCGCAGGAACCGCTGATGAAGCTTTTATTGCTGAGCAATTTGAACCTGTTATATCTGCATATACGCTTGCCGAGATCTCGCTGTTACCTGATGTCACCCACATGGGGGTCGTTGTTGGTACTGATGTTCAATTAGTGGTTAAAAATTGGTTGATAGGGATTAATCAGTCTGTTTAA
- a CDS encoding trypsin-like serine protease yields MKYSIILSLAVVASFNANALVFAVAGQGEESIKTADIQSYKQFIADNEFSASVRVFGWGGCSGTVVADHWVITAAHCPTAGAQVEEFTAVTEKGFTRFETSMKQENMIKETPWGVKNTWYIEDDNVDIVLMRLPEPFEGVVPAKIFSGTTADLKDGMDVVQCGYGGWNGEVCGTNKLSSYNDTSVTICMDRDVSQTPDGEVSLLTETPLETSPVMGDSGGGVYTYDKEKKELTILGVASGASGACTGYPSIAVYNDWVNKTIRENNYVNLIETRFEDAKFKLEDRADYAASYSYHHADNANFEKTFFTEDGGSESVFHVNAGTQYQIEMLLPKTATTRSFDLVVEGYKVAKSIDVNQVDSDSDSVKIVVNTFTAPDDEVDIKVIPVLTEAERNDPDFKGERIVFDYVAVKQIN; encoded by the coding sequence ATGAAGTATTCAATCATATTAAGTCTCGCAGTCGTTGCTTCTTTTAATGCCAATGCACTTGTTTTTGCTGTTGCAGGACAAGGTGAAGAGAGTATCAAAACGGCAGATATTCAATCTTATAAACAATTTATTGCAGATAATGAATTTAGTGCCAGTGTTAGAGTGTTTGGTTGGGGCGGTTGCTCGGGTACTGTTGTTGCAGACCATTGGGTTATCACTGCCGCGCATTGCCCTACAGCAGGCGCACAAGTGGAGGAATTTACAGCCGTTACTGAAAAAGGTTTTACTCGTTTTGAAACGTCGATGAAACAAGAAAATATGATCAAAGAAACGCCTTGGGGTGTTAAAAACACTTGGTACATTGAAGACGATAATGTTGATATTGTACTGATGCGTTTACCTGAACCTTTTGAAGGCGTTGTTCCTGCGAAGATTTTTAGCGGTACAACCGCTGATCTTAAAGATGGTATGGACGTTGTGCAGTGTGGCTACGGTGGTTGGAATGGTGAGGTTTGTGGGACAAATAAACTGAGCAGTTATAATGATACCAGCGTGACGATTTGTATGGATCGCGATGTAAGCCAGACTCCGGATGGTGAAGTATCGTTGCTAACCGAGACACCGCTTGAAACCAGTCCAGTTATGGGGGACTCAGGTGGCGGTGTTTATACCTATGATAAAGAGAAAAAAGAGTTAACTATTTTAGGTGTTGCAAGCGGAGCAAGTGGCGCATGTACGGGTTATCCATCGATAGCGGTTTACAATGACTGGGTTAACAAAACCATTCGTGAGAACAATTATGTCAATCTTATTGAGACTCGATTTGAAGATGCCAAGTTCAAGTTAGAAGATAGAGCTGATTATGCTGCAAGTTATTCATATCATCATGCCGATAATGCTAATTTTGAAAAAACATTTTTCACCGAAGATGGTGGGAGTGAAAGTGTTTTCCATGTGAATGCGGGCACGCAATATCAAATTGAAATGTTACTACCAAAAACGGCGACAACACGTTCATTTGACCTGGTCGTTGAAGGATATAAAGTAGCAAAATCAATTGATGTTAACCAAGTTGATAGTGATAGTGATAGTGTGAAGATCGTGGTGAATACTTTTACTGCACCTGATGATGAGGTTGATATTAAGGTTATACCTGTGCTGACAGAAGCAGAGCGTAATGATCCTGACTTTAAAGGCGAACGCATTGTCTTTGACTATGTCGCGGTAAAGCAAATTAACTAA
- a CDS encoding acyl-CoA dehydrogenase family protein — MKLPDLPKEIIFKKKVAATPSAIRRNILVNPKLDNYDHLDEKSRELVKKTIAFFEARGKAKIKEDERAYTWYADYLDFVKQEKLFSTFLTPAGYGDQDCRWDTYRNCALNEIFSFYGLSHWYSWQVTILGLLPIWISHNEVAKTRATKLLKEGGIFAFGLSEKEHGADIYSSDMYLTRQEDGTYLANGSKYYIGNGNKAALVSTFGKITGTDEYVFFVVESQHKNYELVKNIINSQNYVAEYKLNDYPIREEDILAKGREAWDMALNTINVGKFNLGWGSIGTSTHAFYEAINHASHRRLFDHYVTDFVHIKQLFNESYARLTAMKLFTQRGVDYVRCASADDRRYLLFTPMVKMKVTTQGEAVVDLLWNVIAAKGVEKDMFFETALKEIRTLPKLEGTVHINMALILKFMGNYFFKPAEYPVIPTMSAQANDTFLFNQGQTRGLSKTRFHDYRETYNKFDLPNVNIFKRQIRLLKVLLLVAKPDKEQAKDFDFLLNLGELFTLVVYGHLILENAEIKGIENDMIEQIFDFMVRDFSKFALQLSHKSCTTLVQQTICDRMIKRPTVDEERYNRVWENYTYKMKDQYEMNP, encoded by the coding sequence ATGAAATTACCAGATCTACCCAAAGAGATTATTTTTAAGAAAAAAGTGGCAGCGACACCTTCCGCTATACGACGGAATATTTTAGTCAACCCGAAACTAGATAACTACGATCATCTTGATGAAAAGTCGCGGGAACTCGTTAAAAAAACGATCGCGTTTTTCGAAGCACGCGGCAAAGCAAAGATTAAAGAAGATGAACGTGCATACACTTGGTATGCAGATTATTTAGATTTCGTGAAACAGGAGAAACTCTTTTCAACGTTTTTAACACCTGCTGGCTACGGTGATCAAGATTGCCGTTGGGATACTTATAGAAACTGTGCACTTAACGAAATTTTTAGCTTTTATGGGCTATCGCACTGGTACTCTTGGCAAGTCACTATATTAGGCTTATTACCAATCTGGATCAGTCATAACGAAGTAGCGAAAACACGCGCAACCAAGCTTCTAAAAGAAGGCGGTATCTTCGCATTTGGCCTCTCTGAAAAAGAACATGGCGCCGATATTTACTCAAGTGACATGTACTTGACTCGTCAAGAAGACGGAACATATCTCGCCAATGGCAGTAAGTACTATATTGGTAACGGCAACAAAGCCGCATTAGTATCGACCTTTGGTAAAATAACCGGCACCGATGAGTATGTGTTCTTCGTCGTAGAATCACAGCACAAAAACTATGAACTCGTCAAAAATATCATTAACTCTCAAAATTATGTCGCGGAATACAAACTAAACGATTATCCAATTCGTGAAGAAGATATTTTGGCTAAAGGCCGTGAAGCATGGGATATGGCACTTAACACGATTAACGTGGGTAAATTTAATTTAGGCTGGGGGTCAATTGGCACCAGTACGCATGCCTTTTACGAAGCAATTAACCACGCCTCACATCGTCGCCTGTTTGATCATTACGTGACTGATTTTGTACATATCAAACAACTCTTTAATGAGTCTTACGCGCGATTAACAGCAATGAAACTATTTACCCAACGTGGTGTTGACTACGTACGTTGTGCCAGCGCTGACGATCGCCGTTATTTATTATTTACACCTATGGTTAAAATGAAAGTAACCACTCAAGGCGAAGCGGTAGTAGACCTACTATGGAATGTGATCGCAGCCAAAGGCGTTGAAAAAGACATGTTCTTCGAAACTGCGCTGAAAGAAATAAGAACACTACCAAAGCTTGAAGGAACAGTGCATATCAACATGGCGCTTATTCTCAAATTTATGGGGAATTATTTCTTCAAACCAGCGGAGTACCCTGTCATTCCAACAATGAGTGCACAGGCAAATGACACGTTCTTATTTAATCAAGGTCAAACAAGAGGATTAAGCAAAACGCGTTTCCATGATTATCGTGAGACATACAACAAGTTTGATCTCCCGAACGTGAATATCTTTAAGAGACAGATCCGTTTACTGAAGGTACTACTCCTTGTCGCGAAACCAGACAAAGAGCAAGCCAAAGATTTTGACTTCTTATTAAATCTTGGTGAACTGTTTACCTTAGTCGTATACGGACATCTAATTTTAGAGAATGCCGAAATTAAAGGTATTGAGAATGACATGATTGAGCAAATCTTCGATTTCATGGTTCGTGATTTTTCTAAATTCGCATTACAGCTCAGTCACAAAAGTTGTACAACTCTGGTTCAACAGACGATTTGTGATCGTATGATCAAACGTCCGACCGTTGACGAAGAACGCTACAATCGAGTCTGGGAGAATTACACTTATAAAATGAAAGACCAGTACGAAATGAATCCATAA